From a region of the Corallococcus coralloides DSM 2259 genome:
- a CDS encoding MFS transporter, whose amino-acid sequence MSSLPPWLAQLLPIVILLGAIGLVLSRLPKVELGHTDAFRRRRFFNWFPLGLTYAFLYMGRYNVNVATSAMGAQTSNADFATIFFWGTLTYGAAFLLNGPLTDKLGGRFTILLSAGGSAVANIAMGGLVYAVLKNGWAPPGGVVAWLAFLYSVNMYFQSFGAVSIVKVNASWFHVRERGQLGGVFGILISLGLYFAFDWCRFIADAAPVWWVFFVPAALLAGFLVLDFFVIRDTPSQTGHPDFDTADASSGETGPALSVPQLFGKLLSNRVILIILGVEFCSGFLRNAVMQWFPKYAKAVGESGGFVASNWGMLSCVAGILGGMFAGVISDRIFDSRRGPVSAVLYAGLLLGAIGAVFLLGTVGAGWSVVFMSLCVIGVHGMLSGTATMDFGGKKNAGIVVGIIDGAVYAGTAIHALVYGAILPTGDAMKDPANWKPWPLAMLPLAIVGLVLASRVWNAKPQPKAAPLPVGDVVPGAVPGAASSRTGTNG is encoded by the coding sequence ATGTCGTCGCTGCCCCCGTGGCTGGCCCAGCTGCTCCCCATCGTCATCCTGCTCGGGGCCATTGGCCTGGTGCTCTCACGGCTGCCAAAGGTGGAGCTGGGGCATACCGATGCGTTCCGCCGCCGCCGCTTCTTCAACTGGTTCCCCCTGGGCCTGACGTACGCGTTCCTCTACATGGGGCGCTACAACGTCAACGTGGCGACCAGCGCCATGGGCGCGCAGACGTCCAACGCGGACTTCGCCACCATCTTCTTCTGGGGGACGCTGACCTACGGCGCGGCCTTCCTCCTCAACGGCCCGCTGACGGACAAGCTGGGCGGCCGCTTCACCATCCTGCTGTCCGCGGGCGGCAGCGCGGTGGCGAACATCGCCATGGGCGGTCTGGTGTACGCGGTGCTGAAGAACGGCTGGGCCCCGCCGGGCGGCGTGGTGGCGTGGCTCGCGTTCCTCTACAGCGTGAACATGTACTTCCAGAGCTTCGGCGCGGTCTCCATCGTCAAGGTGAACGCGTCGTGGTTCCACGTGCGCGAGCGCGGCCAGCTGGGCGGCGTGTTCGGCATCCTCATCTCGTTGGGCCTGTACTTCGCGTTCGACTGGTGCCGCTTCATCGCGGACGCGGCGCCGGTGTGGTGGGTGTTCTTCGTGCCCGCGGCGCTGCTCGCGGGCTTCCTGGTGCTGGACTTCTTCGTCATCCGCGACACGCCGTCGCAGACGGGCCACCCGGACTTCGACACGGCGGACGCGTCCAGCGGGGAGACGGGCCCGGCGCTCAGCGTGCCGCAGCTGTTCGGCAAGCTGCTGAGCAACCGCGTCATCCTCATCATCCTGGGCGTGGAGTTCTGCAGCGGCTTCCTGCGCAACGCGGTGATGCAGTGGTTCCCCAAGTACGCCAAGGCGGTGGGGGAGTCTGGCGGCTTCGTGGCCTCCAACTGGGGCATGCTGTCGTGCGTCGCCGGCATCCTGGGCGGCATGTTCGCGGGCGTCATCAGCGACCGCATCTTCGACTCGCGCCGGGGGCCCGTGTCCGCGGTGCTCTACGCGGGCCTGCTCCTGGGCGCCATTGGCGCGGTGTTCCTGCTGGGAACGGTGGGCGCCGGCTGGTCCGTGGTGTTCATGTCCCTGTGCGTCATCGGCGTGCACGGCATGCTGTCCGGCACGGCCACCATGGACTTCGGCGGCAAGAAGAACGCGGGCATCGTGGTGGGCATCATCGACGGTGCGGTGTACGCGGGCACGGCCATCCACGCGCTCGTCTACGGGGCCATCCTGCCCACCGGCGACGCCATGAAGGACCCCGCCAACTGGAAGCCGTGGCCCCTGGCCATGCTGCCGCTGGCCATCGTGGGCCTGGTGCTGGCGTCGCGCGTGTGGAACGCGAAGCCCCAGCCCAAGGCGGCGCCCCTGCCGGTGGGCGACGTCGTCCCGGGCGCCGTGCCGGGCGCGGCCTCTTCTCGTACGGGCACCAACGGTTGA
- a CDS encoding NUDIX hydrolase, translated as MRPSSSNVTDIEIIEDFSATARCDEGFLRVRRLRCRNRRADGSSSPVYRVDVVDRPRLDAVSVLIYRRASDGNVEVLTRMNLRPAAYFRREQTASMTVPDTVSHLRVEEIVAGLLEPADKGEEGLRRRAAEEVKEEAGYTVRPEDIQLLGGAFFLAPGILSEKVFPAAVDVTGVAQGEVEGDGSPLEEGIHLQWRPLSAVLDACRRGDIADAKTEVSLTRLLARLS; from the coding sequence ATGCGTCCCAGCAGTTCCAATGTAACTGACATCGAGATCATCGAGGATTTCTCCGCCACGGCGCGTTGTGACGAAGGTTTCCTCCGGGTGCGTCGGCTGCGCTGCCGCAACCGGCGCGCGGATGGCTCGTCGTCTCCGGTGTACCGGGTGGATGTGGTGGACCGGCCCCGGCTGGACGCGGTGTCGGTGCTCATCTACCGCCGCGCGTCGGATGGAAACGTGGAAGTCCTGACTCGCATGAACCTGCGCCCCGCGGCGTACTTCCGCCGCGAGCAGACCGCGTCCATGACCGTGCCTGACACGGTGAGCCATCTGCGCGTGGAGGAAATCGTCGCGGGCCTGCTGGAGCCCGCGGACAAGGGCGAGGAGGGGCTTCGCCGCCGCGCGGCGGAGGAGGTGAAGGAGGAGGCGGGCTACACGGTGCGGCCGGAGGACATCCAGCTGCTCGGCGGCGCGTTCTTCCTCGCGCCGGGCATCCTGTCGGAGAAGGTCTTCCCGGCCGCGGTGGACGTCACCGGCGTGGCGCAGGGCGAGGTGGAGGGAGACGGCTCTCCCCTGGAGGAGGGCATCCACCTGCAGTGGCGGCCGCTCTCCGCGGTGCTGGACGCGTGCCGTCGCGGTGACATCGCGGACGCGAAGACGGAGGTCTCCCTCACGCGGCTGCTCGCCCGGCTTTCCTGA
- a CDS encoding bifunctional metallophosphatase/5'-nucleotidase: MCRALLGLFCACALALASCMPVLEGQDYHLEGQEVRLTLLHTSDIHSRLVPYDFTPLKTDQDLELIPEAGPFGGATRIASILKRERAKGDRVLHLDSGDCFQGAPIFNVNTGEAEFRFLSESRLDAAVVGNHEFDAGALNFVQKARNFANFPLLAANYYWDDPKTTGTNGASMVTNPYTIRTVKGLRVGVIGMANISSLNSIVEGGNSLQVTPLEQNEVARSYVELLRPVTDLIVIVSHLGLTEDQDLIQGYEAYYEYGRAKPYINRAHDAWKVLEWFGPEGNDKSVVRVHIAGVSGMDVIMGGHLHVVLNPPQLVTDPAGRKVVLSHSGAFAKYVGRLELVVKMPNQQGEGEGAEVISQDYHAFPVDGLWCNEAMRKYRFDDNIFWDPGEFISAPGVREAIAECGRQEDAQTTDLLIPYLLGMDVKLQLTSIFSYAPLDVQRRNNSNGGDSPLGNIAADSMRKRNRVEAEMALTNSLGIRDNLYAGVVTQEAMFNVFPFENTINIMYLSGVEMQEMFDFVTERSAERGCVSQAQISGARFTMDCAQVQLNDLRIACTPATVATDCPQENREGHAPWTCLEDTAGSRCWAHPGVDIEINGKPLDTNGTYKVAVNDYIAKGGSGFTVLKRNTTRIETGISLRDSLIGYMQGFCNCDDLLNGRETSSNGTRCGSLVDGQWTVDEKTLNSCKVSKAFEEGLDKTVGSCSCRDLLKVTDDAKEQPAAMARCGLPDMTKQAAVEQCALPQGPYTGRCTCRDLLTGNNPTCGNVTSQLRTFCEKPTAMPVASAIEDGRIGRRVK; encoded by the coding sequence ATGTGTCGCGCACTGCTCGGCCTCTTCTGCGCCTGCGCCCTGGCCCTCGCCTCGTGCATGCCGGTGCTGGAAGGCCAGGATTACCACCTTGAAGGTCAGGAGGTGCGGCTTACCCTCCTCCATACCTCTGACATCCACTCGCGGCTCGTCCCGTACGACTTCACGCCGCTGAAGACGGACCAGGACCTGGAGCTCATCCCGGAGGCCGGTCCCTTTGGCGGTGCCACGCGCATCGCCTCCATCCTCAAGCGCGAGCGCGCCAAGGGCGACCGCGTCCTGCACCTGGACTCCGGTGACTGCTTCCAGGGCGCGCCCATCTTCAACGTGAACACGGGCGAGGCGGAGTTCCGCTTCCTCTCCGAGTCCCGTCTGGACGCCGCCGTGGTGGGCAACCACGAGTTCGACGCGGGCGCCCTCAACTTCGTCCAGAAGGCGCGCAACTTCGCCAACTTCCCGCTGCTGGCCGCCAACTACTACTGGGACGACCCGAAGACGACCGGCACCAACGGCGCCTCCATGGTGACCAACCCCTACACCATCCGGACGGTGAAGGGCCTGCGGGTGGGCGTCATCGGCATGGCGAACATCTCCTCGCTCAACTCCATCGTGGAGGGCGGCAACAGCCTGCAGGTGACGCCGCTGGAGCAGAACGAGGTCGCGCGCTCCTACGTGGAGCTGCTGCGCCCGGTGACGGACCTGATTGTCATCGTCAGCCACCTGGGCCTCACCGAGGATCAGGATCTCATCCAGGGCTACGAGGCCTATTATGAGTACGGCCGCGCGAAGCCCTACATCAACCGCGCCCACGACGCGTGGAAGGTGCTGGAGTGGTTCGGGCCGGAAGGCAACGACAAGTCGGTGGTGCGCGTGCACATCGCGGGCGTCAGCGGCATGGACGTGATCATGGGCGGCCACCTGCACGTGGTGCTCAACCCGCCGCAGCTGGTGACGGACCCCGCCGGCCGCAAGGTCGTGCTGTCGCACTCGGGCGCGTTCGCCAAGTACGTGGGCCGCCTGGAGCTGGTCGTGAAGATGCCGAACCAGCAGGGTGAGGGCGAGGGCGCCGAGGTCATCAGCCAGGACTACCACGCGTTCCCGGTGGACGGCCTCTGGTGCAACGAGGCGATGCGCAAGTACCGCTTCGACGACAACATCTTCTGGGACCCGGGCGAGTTCATCAGCGCGCCGGGCGTGCGCGAGGCCATCGCGGAGTGCGGCCGTCAGGAGGACGCGCAGACGACGGACCTGCTCATCCCGTACCTCCTGGGCATGGACGTGAAGCTGCAGCTCACCTCCATCTTCTCCTATGCTCCCCTCGACGTGCAGCGGCGCAACAACTCCAACGGCGGTGACAGCCCTCTGGGCAACATCGCCGCGGACTCCATGCGCAAGCGCAACCGCGTGGAGGCGGAGATGGCGCTCACCAACTCCCTGGGCATCCGCGACAACCTCTACGCGGGCGTGGTGACGCAGGAGGCGATGTTCAACGTGTTCCCCTTCGAGAACACCATCAACATCATGTACCTGTCCGGCGTGGAGATGCAGGAGATGTTCGACTTCGTCACCGAGCGCTCCGCCGAGCGCGGGTGCGTGAGCCAGGCGCAGATCTCCGGCGCCCGCTTCACCATGGACTGCGCCCAGGTGCAGCTCAACGACCTGCGCATCGCGTGCACGCCGGCCACGGTGGCCACGGACTGCCCCCAGGAGAACCGCGAGGGCCACGCGCCCTGGACCTGCCTGGAGGACACCGCGGGTTCGCGCTGCTGGGCGCACCCGGGCGTCGACATCGAGATCAACGGCAAGCCGCTGGACACCAACGGCACCTACAAGGTCGCGGTGAACGACTACATCGCCAAGGGCGGCTCCGGCTTCACGGTGCTCAAGCGCAACACCACGCGCATCGAGACGGGCATCAGCCTGCGCGACTCGCTCATCGGCTACATGCAGGGCTTCTGCAACTGCGACGACCTGCTCAACGGCCGCGAGACGTCCAGCAACGGCACGCGCTGCGGCTCGCTGGTCGACGGCCAGTGGACGGTGGACGAGAAGACGCTCAACTCCTGCAAGGTGTCCAAGGCCTTCGAGGAAGGGCTCGACAAGACCGTGGGCAGCTGCTCGTGCCGGGACCTGCTCAAGGTGACCGACGACGCCAAGGAGCAGCCCGCGGCCATGGCCCGGTGCGGTCTGCCGGACATGACGAAGCAGGCGGCCGTGGAGCAGTGCGCGCTGCCCCAGGGCCCCTACACCGGCCGCTGCACCTGCCGGGACCTGCTGACGGGGAACAACCCCACCTGCGGCAACGTGACGAGCCAGCTGCGTACGTTCTGTGAGAAGCCCACAGCCATGCCCGTCGCGAGCGCCATCGAGGATGGCCGCATCGGGCGGAGGGTGAAGTGA
- a CDS encoding GspE/PulE family protein: MVAQRLLTPQQAQEVMAREPAARARVLKAQGGTGKDAARYDVSPVEVVAAFQIPAPGGRGVLDEDRVTEAAARAAGLAYRKLDPLKMDMALATRTVSRPYAQKHVLLPLERTEQGRLRVAVANPFDRELFESFYRLTGEPVEPVLSAKTDILRSIADIYGFKKTLAKAADDFGGANAQIANFEQLVSLSGTQELEASDRPVVQAVDYLLRYAFDNRASDIHIEPKRATAVVRLRIDGVLHPVYTLPAQVHPPIVSRVKMLSRIDISEKRRPQDGRIKTERDGREVELRVSTLPTAFGEKVVIRIFDPETLVQDIAQLGFDPDEKGHFESWIDQPHGLILVTGPTGSGKTTTLYSALKAVAGPDVNVTTIEDPIEMVWDTFNQVQVQPKVGLDFAGALRHILRQDPDVIMVGEIRDAETAENAIQAALTGHLVLSTLHTNDALGAVARMKDLGVPAFLLAQSLLGVMAQRLLRRVCVHCAEEAVLTPDELLALEVPLPLLPGGVKLSKGAGCVRCRGTGFSGRTGVFEIVSTNREVRELIAREAPYEHLVQAARRGGMRTLREAAVRKLAQGLTAFDEVVRMTSAF, translated from the coding sequence ATGGTCGCCCAGCGCCTGCTGACACCCCAGCAGGCGCAGGAGGTGATGGCGCGGGAGCCCGCCGCGCGCGCCCGCGTCCTCAAGGCGCAGGGCGGGACGGGCAAGGACGCGGCCCGCTATGACGTGTCGCCCGTGGAGGTGGTCGCGGCCTTCCAGATTCCGGCGCCGGGGGGGCGGGGGGTGCTGGACGAGGACCGCGTCACGGAGGCCGCCGCGCGCGCCGCGGGGCTGGCCTACCGGAAGCTGGATCCGCTGAAGATGGACATGGCGCTGGCCACCCGCACGGTGTCCCGGCCCTACGCGCAGAAGCACGTGCTGCTGCCCCTGGAGCGCACCGAACAGGGGCGGCTGCGCGTGGCGGTGGCCAACCCCTTCGACCGCGAGCTCTTCGAGTCCTTCTACCGGCTCACCGGCGAGCCGGTGGAGCCCGTGCTGTCCGCGAAGACGGACATCCTCCGCTCCATCGCGGACATCTACGGCTTCAAGAAGACGCTGGCCAAGGCCGCGGACGACTTTGGCGGCGCGAACGCGCAGATCGCCAACTTCGAGCAGCTGGTGTCGCTCAGCGGCACGCAGGAGCTGGAGGCGTCAGACAGGCCGGTGGTGCAGGCGGTGGACTACCTCTTGCGCTACGCCTTCGACAATCGCGCGTCGGACATCCACATCGAACCCAAGCGCGCCACCGCCGTGGTGCGCCTGCGCATCGACGGCGTGCTGCACCCCGTCTACACGCTGCCCGCGCAGGTGCACCCGCCCATCGTGTCGCGCGTGAAGATGCTGTCGCGCATCGACATCTCGGAGAAGCGCCGCCCCCAGGACGGCCGCATCAAGACGGAGCGCGACGGCCGCGAGGTGGAGCTCCGCGTCTCCACGCTGCCCACCGCCTTCGGCGAGAAGGTGGTCATCCGTATCTTCGACCCGGAGACGCTGGTGCAGGACATCGCCCAGCTGGGCTTCGATCCGGACGAGAAGGGCCACTTCGAGTCGTGGATTGATCAACCCCACGGCCTCATCCTGGTGACGGGCCCCACGGGCAGCGGCAAGACGACGACGCTCTACTCCGCGCTCAAGGCGGTGGCGGGGCCGGACGTCAACGTCACCACGATTGAAGACCCCATCGAAATGGTGTGGGACACCTTCAACCAGGTGCAGGTGCAGCCCAAGGTGGGCCTGGATTTCGCGGGGGCGCTGCGCCACATCCTGCGCCAGGACCCGGACGTCATCATGGTGGGCGAAATCCGCGACGCGGAGACGGCGGAGAACGCCATCCAGGCCGCGCTCACCGGCCACCTGGTGCTCTCCACGCTGCACACCAACGACGCGCTGGGCGCGGTGGCCCGCATGAAGGACCTGGGGGTGCCGGCGTTCCTCCTGGCGCAGAGCCTGCTGGGCGTCATGGCCCAGCGCCTCTTGCGCCGCGTCTGCGTGCACTGCGCGGAGGAGGCGGTGCTCACGCCGGACGAGCTCCTGGCCCTCGAGGTGCCGCTGCCGCTGTTGCCCGGCGGCGTGAAGCTGTCCAAGGGCGCGGGGTGCGTGCGCTGCCGCGGCACCGGCTTCTCCGGACGCACCGGCGTCTTCGAAATCGTCTCCACCAACCGGGAGGTCCGCGAGCTCATCGCCCGCGAGGCGCCCTACGAGCACCTGGTGCAGGCGGCGCGCCGCGGTGGCATGCGCACGCTGCGCGAGGCCGCCGTGCGCAAGCTGGCGCAGGGCCTCACCGCCTTCGACGAGGTGGTGCGGATGACGTCCGCCTTCTAG
- a CDS encoding MYXO-CTERM sorting domain-containing protein: MKRGTQRSVFLLGLLALAATAHAQDQLGYQYLDHWVLNNSQDPFPYYVDARNTQPGGNDLSLVEDAVKKAFQAWQDVDCAWPAFTYKGRSNIVPIPNVNDRLDGFSVAAVWVTDPNSTEFSDVLNASNSVVAAVPLTHGGLVYQCDIFLNAVSYKFTTLSPTPAGFIDIQSAVMRGVGQCLGLGSTYFYSDAVMYITLDTGTQRRALTSYDRGAFCQRYPQTGAVGSPCDTTACGAGLTCVTAQSTTSGVSQKICSKPCPAGTPGACPDPYQCRASTIIPGSQYACLPEAFGSTTKVGNPCTSASTCGAPESRCLTEADRTTAFPSWTDGYCTESCIANADCPIGSTCTNVGAVGKRCLKNCRPGKGDCREGYTCNTLPDNGGDVCVADCATNSDCGSNYACRSCDHACIQQKTGTRTVGDPCLQDSECGTNQTCLKLNGNPQGVCTEPCSVSTCSCSPGSTCRPAGTGEDRFCFRDCGANTCASPLQCVPFAEGTACIAACRSNQDCPNGLYCGNGGQCYDPYAQTDGGTCTLCSDGGTPPPPPLDGGTDGTTNDPGGCGCQSAPTSAAFLVGLGVLLLATRRRRNV, translated from the coding sequence ATGAAGCGTGGGACGCAGCGGAGTGTCTTCCTCCTTGGACTGCTGGCGCTGGCCGCGACAGCGCACGCCCAGGATCAGTTGGGCTACCAGTACCTGGACCACTGGGTGCTCAACAACAGCCAGGACCCGTTCCCGTACTACGTGGACGCGCGCAACACCCAGCCCGGGGGCAATGACTTGTCCCTGGTGGAAGACGCGGTGAAGAAGGCCTTCCAGGCCTGGCAGGACGTGGACTGCGCGTGGCCCGCCTTCACCTACAAGGGCCGCTCCAACATCGTCCCCATCCCGAACGTGAATGACCGGCTGGATGGCTTCAGCGTCGCCGCCGTCTGGGTCACGGACCCGAACAGCACCGAGTTCTCGGACGTGCTCAACGCCAGCAACAGCGTGGTGGCCGCGGTGCCGCTGACGCACGGCGGCCTCGTCTACCAGTGCGACATCTTCCTCAACGCCGTGAGCTACAAGTTCACCACGCTCTCCCCCACGCCGGCGGGCTTCATCGACATCCAGTCGGCGGTGATGCGCGGGGTGGGCCAGTGCCTGGGCCTGGGCAGCACGTACTTCTACTCGGACGCGGTGATGTACATCACGCTGGACACCGGCACCCAGCGCCGCGCCCTGACGTCGTATGACCGGGGGGCGTTCTGCCAGCGCTATCCCCAGACGGGCGCGGTGGGCTCGCCCTGTGACACCACCGCGTGCGGCGCGGGGCTCACCTGCGTCACCGCCCAGTCCACCACCAGCGGCGTCTCGCAGAAGATCTGCTCCAAGCCGTGCCCGGCCGGTACGCCCGGTGCCTGTCCAGACCCCTACCAGTGCCGCGCGTCGACCATCATCCCCGGCTCGCAGTACGCCTGTCTGCCGGAGGCCTTCGGGTCGACCACGAAGGTGGGCAACCCCTGCACGAGCGCCAGCACCTGCGGCGCGCCGGAGTCGCGCTGCCTCACGGAGGCGGACAGGACCACCGCCTTCCCGTCGTGGACGGACGGCTACTGCACGGAGTCCTGCATCGCGAACGCGGACTGCCCCATCGGCTCCACGTGCACCAACGTGGGCGCCGTGGGCAAGCGCTGTCTGAAGAACTGCCGCCCGGGCAAGGGCGACTGTCGCGAGGGCTATACCTGCAACACGCTGCCCGACAACGGGGGCGACGTGTGCGTCGCCGACTGCGCCACCAACAGCGACTGCGGCAGCAACTACGCCTGCCGCTCGTGTGACCACGCCTGCATCCAGCAGAAGACGGGCACGCGCACCGTCGGCGACCCGTGCCTCCAGGATTCGGAGTGCGGCACCAACCAGACGTGCCTCAAGCTCAACGGCAACCCGCAGGGCGTGTGCACGGAGCCGTGCTCGGTGTCCACCTGCTCGTGCAGCCCCGGCAGCACCTGCCGCCCGGCGGGCACCGGCGAGGACCGCTTCTGCTTCCGCGACTGCGGCGCGAACACCTGCGCCTCGCCGCTCCAGTGCGTGCCGTTCGCGGAAGGGACCGCCTGCATCGCCGCCTGCCGCAGCAACCAGGACTGCCCCAATGGCCTGTACTGCGGCAATGGTGGCCAGTGCTACGACCCGTATGCCCAGACGGACGGCGGCACCTGCACCCTGTGCAGTGACGGTGGCACGCCGCCGCCCCCGCCGTTGGACGGCGGCACGGATGGCACGACCAACGACCCCGGCGGTTGCGGCTGCCAGAGCGCCCCCACCTCCGCGGCATTCCTCGTGGGGCTCGGGGTGTTGCTCCTGGCCACCCGCAGAAGGAGGAACGTGTGA
- a CDS encoding uroporphyrinogen-III synthase — MDRRLDGIRILVTRPRERAEELCFLLEDEGAEVLSLPLLELHPPEDPRPLASAAEHVQRYHWVVFASPSAVEAFLEALRLAGTLDRLSRVKLAAVGPRTARAVEGYGLKVEAEPNEGTGAALFTALRDVLGPEDDVLLPAAEEGRRELEDGLRDLGVRVTRVTAYRSAPAAVEPEALAQLAASPPQVVLFASPRTAEAFVEGVGREPLASAKVVAIGPTTATALTQLGIPVAAVAERPTPEALVDATVRAVHG; from the coding sequence GTGGACCGGCGACTGGATGGCATCCGAATCTTGGTGACGCGCCCCCGTGAGCGGGCCGAGGAGCTGTGCTTCCTCCTGGAGGACGAGGGCGCGGAGGTCCTCAGCCTGCCGTTGTTGGAGCTGCATCCGCCGGAGGATCCGCGCCCGCTCGCGTCCGCCGCCGAGCACGTGCAGCGCTACCACTGGGTGGTGTTCGCCAGCCCCTCCGCCGTGGAGGCCTTCCTGGAGGCCCTGCGGCTCGCGGGCACGTTGGATCGGCTGTCGCGCGTGAAGCTGGCCGCGGTGGGGCCGCGCACCGCGAGGGCCGTGGAGGGCTACGGCCTGAAGGTGGAGGCCGAACCCAACGAGGGCACCGGCGCGGCGCTCTTCACCGCCCTGCGCGACGTGCTGGGGCCGGAGGACGACGTGCTCCTGCCCGCGGCGGAGGAGGGGCGGCGCGAGCTGGAGGACGGCCTGCGCGACCTGGGCGTGCGGGTCACCCGCGTGACGGCCTACCGCAGCGCGCCGGCCGCCGTCGAACCGGAGGCGCTGGCCCAGCTGGCCGCATCCCCGCCCCAGGTGGTGCTCTTCGCCTCGCCGCGCACCGCGGAGGCCTTCGTGGAGGGGGTGGGCCGCGAGCCGCTGGCCTCCGCGAAGGTGGTGGCCATTGGCCCCACCACGGCGACCGCGCTGACGCAGTTGGGCATCCCCGTGGCCGCCGTCGCGGAGCGCCCCACGCCCGAAGCGCTGGTGGATGCCACCGTTCGCGCCGTTCACGGGTAG
- the hemC gene encoding hydroxymethylbilane synthase, which yields MKTVRIATRESPLALWQANHVASLLKERNPGLEVTLVKMSTEGDRFLSAPLSAVGGKGLFVKEIEQALLDGRADVAVHSLKDMTSVFPEGLILAALPAREDPRDAFCSPDGHTLAMLPAGAKVGTSSLRRSCILRARRPDLEIVSLRGNVQTRLQKTRDLQLAGAMLAAAGLKRLGLDHHITQVVPVAESLPAVGQGVLGIQCREADADVRALLQPLEDALTRNAVRAERAFLAKLEGGCTVPLAGHATVEDGQVYLRGLVGRPDGSLVVRGEVKGPVPEAERLGEALAEELLSRGAGDILRDFGRREGAPRA from the coding sequence ATGAAGACGGTGCGCATCGCGACGCGGGAGAGCCCGCTGGCGCTGTGGCAGGCGAATCACGTGGCCTCGCTCCTCAAGGAGCGCAACCCCGGCCTGGAGGTCACCCTGGTGAAGATGAGCACCGAGGGCGACCGCTTCCTGTCCGCGCCGCTGTCCGCGGTGGGCGGCAAGGGCCTGTTCGTGAAGGAGATCGAGCAGGCGCTGCTCGATGGCCGCGCGGACGTGGCGGTGCACAGCCTCAAGGACATGACGTCGGTGTTCCCGGAAGGGCTCATCCTGGCGGCGTTGCCGGCGCGCGAGGATCCGCGCGACGCGTTCTGTAGCCCGGACGGGCACACGCTGGCGATGCTGCCCGCGGGCGCGAAGGTGGGCACGTCGTCGCTTCGGCGCAGCTGCATCCTGCGCGCGCGCCGGCCGGACCTGGAGATCGTCTCCCTGCGCGGCAACGTGCAGACGCGCCTGCAGAAGACGCGCGACCTGCAACTCGCGGGCGCCATGCTCGCGGCGGCGGGGCTCAAGCGCCTGGGATTGGACCACCACATCACCCAGGTGGTGCCGGTGGCGGAGAGCCTGCCGGCGGTGGGGCAGGGCGTGCTGGGCATCCAGTGCCGCGAGGCGGACGCGGACGTGCGCGCGCTGCTCCAGCCCCTGGAGGACGCCCTCACGCGCAATGCCGTGCGGGCCGAGCGCGCCTTCCTGGCGAAGCTGGAGGGCGGCTGCACCGTGCCCCTGGCCGGCCACGCCACGGTGGAGGACGGCCAGGTGTACCTGCGCGGCCTGGTGGGCCGGCCGGACGGTTCGCTGGTGGTGCGGGGCGAGGTGAAGGGCCCCGTACCGGAAGCGGAGCGGCTGGGCGAGGCGCTCGCGGAGGAGCTGCTGTCGCGCGGGGCGGGAGACATCCTGCGCGATTTCGGCCGCCGCGAAGGCGCTCCTCGCGCCTAG